In Scylla paramamosain isolate STU-SP2022 chromosome 1, ASM3559412v1, whole genome shotgun sequence, one DNA window encodes the following:
- the LOC135100638 gene encoding fas-binding factor 1 homolog isoform X2 translates to MGKPSPPAKKDVDISKSKDDSADTSQKPKDKKKLMDELFGDDSPGKATSAEASESPGVAAPRRDKKKLMSELFGDDGDASKPSVSPGKATQRPVSGRTETSRRKKSTDDSMFDDDGGDLLGDIGDMQKRPSTSPKGGGSFLDSLLSKSPLDKPRGKKPSDFVLDDKYKNINKQEAPSSGGFQGYTPSASKSSSPRRRTPSKSPAKDSMDFDFLSDAEPRKRGSRSAPQRKPFEVDDDDILGNVRSHRRGNKEISGDPSPNKRVSSAPGAQKESSRPGRKDDWLFGDSGEASEAVKKNIEESTVTASVEKPVAASQKSPGQDQDWLGSLLSSNKKSPVAAEQQQVQSSPADPGTASQASQLPATNPTPPTPATASGLPQGAGVAFSSRAAPLTPAAAATYTPAPLHAPVEGMQNSPQVMLLMQQQQEAQAAVLAAQVKSQQEQLSSQMAQQLQQQQQMMAELLRTQQEAANKRYQEAVSTMGQFAMVPPAAPQGDTATATEQQKNIEVNLKEAETEAAKAKAELDLLRKQHAQEVALLEESHRRQLEVERGVWGRVEARLREERDSLLSDFQSKLSLLQEEKKSLSTSYQGQLVAVKEEWSQAVERTRELYTGMLDRVREEHSATLERVSHLKDLELKAAVAASGHAKEVEVVMTQLETNTSELTELTASINTRHDSALELTQRALKMKEKQLQDFEGQLAASRAEAENERGRLNTLIHRLENTLLQQGSEVEKERWRLAQERMKVEIERQAMMEERKHLQLSTETERMNLAKARENLLSEHRTLLQSVAQQKQELTNAQADLSRHQTLPYLSAAGTSFSKMTMLGRDAEASLASEEQRRLREKMTAVTLQQQRLKEEEARLNELNLQLEEERMKVNLEREGNAKESAMLEKTRRDSEAAREEIKTLRFEQQERLSQIAAQTRVLHTQQDKIDKEHLRLQQLREEVVHLAQAGVCAVCQRRGGAQLLLEPPAGGRRLPGDGGEGHAPSVSRLGELTNSVDRSPASVLARLAAARGTGEQGEGEKGS, encoded by the exons ATGG gaaaaccatcaccaccagcaaagAAGGATGTGGACATAAGTAAGAGCAAAGATGATTCTGCAGACACCAGCCAGAAGCCCAAGGATAAGAAAAAGCTGATGGATGAACTCTTTGGTGATGACTCCCCAGGGAAAGCCACATCAGCTGAAGCCTCAGAGTCTCCAGGTGTGGCAGCTCcaagaagagacaagaaaaagcTCATGTCAGAACTGTttggcgatgatggtgatgccaGTAAGCCTAGCGTGTCACCAGGAAAGGCCACCCAGAGACCTGTTAGTGGAAGAACAGAAAccagtagaagaaagaaaagcactGATGACTCCATGTTTGATGATGACGGTGGAGACTTGCTTGGAGATATTGGAGACATGCAGAAAAGACCCTCAACCTCaccaaagggaggaggaagcttcCTGGATAGCCTCCTATCTAAAAGTCCCTTGGATAAACCCAGAGGAAAGAAGCCGTCAGATTTTGTATTAGATGACAAGtacaaaaacataaataaacaagaagcaCCAAGCAGTGGAGGATTTCAGGGGTACACACCATCAGCCAGCAAGTCCAGCAGCCCCAGAAGGAGAACACCAAGTAAGTCACCTGCCAAGGACAGCATGGACTTTGACTTTCTGAGTGATGCAGAACCCAGGAAGAGAGGCTCCAGGTCAGCTCCCCAGAGAAAACCCTTCGAggtggatgatgatgacatcCTGGGTAATGTGAGGTCACACaggagaggaaacaaggagATCAGTGGTGACCCAAGCCCAAACAAGAGGGTGTCATCAGCACCAGGGGCTCAGAAGGAATCCTCAAGGCCAGGGAGGAAGGATGATTGGCTGTTTGGGGATTCTGGGGAAGCATCTGAGGctgtgaagaaaaatattgaagagAGTACAGTCACTGCCTCAGTGGAGAAGCCAGTTGCTGCTTCCCAGAAGTCCCCAGGTCAAGATCAAGACTGGCTGGGAAGTCTCCTCTCCAGCAATAAAAAGTCTCCTGTTGCAGCTGAACAG CAACAGGTCCAGAGCAGCCCAGCAGACCCAGGAACTGCCAGCCAAGCCTCACAGCTACCTGCCACAAACCCCACACCTCCCACTCCTGCTACAGCAAGTGGTCTTCCCCAGGGAGCAGGTGTGGCCTTCTCCAGCCGTGCAGCCCCACTCACACCTGCAGCAGCTGCCACCTATACACCTGCACCATTGCATGCACCAGTTGAAGGCATGCAAA acaGTCCACAAGTTATGCTAttgatgcagcagcagcaggaagctCAGGCTGCTGTCCTTGCTGCCCAGGTCAAGTCACAGCAGGAGCAGCTCAGTTCACAGATGGctcagcagctgcagcagcagcagcagatgatGGCTGAACTCTTGAGGACACAACAAGAGGCTGCTAATAAAAG GTACCAGGAGGCAGTTTCTACCATGGGTCAGTTTGCCATggttcctcctgctgctccacAAGGGGACACTGCCACAGCCACTGAGCAACAGAAAAATATTGAG GTGAACTTAAAAGAAGCAGAAACTGAGGCAGCCAAGGCCAAGGCTGAACTTGACCTGCTTCGCAAACAACACGCACAGGAAGTGGCTCTCCTGGAGGAAAGTCACAG GAGACAGCTGGAGGTGGAGCGCGGGGTGTGGGGACGAGTGGAGGCCAGGCTCAGGGAGGAACGGGACTCACTCCTTTCAGACTTTCAGAGTAAATTGTCATTGCTGCAG gaggagaagaagagccTGTCCACATCCTACCAAGGGCAGCtggtggcggtgaaggaggagtgGTCACAAGCTGTGGAGCGCACCAGGGAGCTGTACACTGGCATGCTGGACCGGGTGCGGGAGGAGCACTCGGCCACCCTGGAGAGAGTGTCACACCTCAAGGACCTGGAGCTGAAAGCGGCAGTGGCTGCCTCAGGACATGCCAA GGAAGTGGAAGTGGTGATGACGCAGCTGGAGACCAACACTTCTGAACTCACAGAACTCACAGCGTCCATCAACACTCGCCATGACTCTGCCCTGGAGCTGACGCAGAGGGCACTgaag ATGAAGGAGAAGCAGCTGCAGGACTTTGAGGGGCAGCTGGCGGCATCACGCGCTGAGGCCGAGAATGAGCGTGGCCGCCTCAACACCCTCATCCACAGGCTGGAAAACACCCTCCTGCAGCAAGGCTctgag GTTGAGAAGGAGCGGTGGCGGCTGGCCCAAGAGAGGATGAAGGTGGAGATAGAGCGGCAGGCcatgatggaggagaggaagcaccTGCAG ctgagCACTGAAACAGAGAGGATGAACCTGGCCAAGGCACGTGAGAACCTCCTCTCGGAGCACCGCACTCTGCTGCAGTCTGTGGCTCAGCAAAAGCAGGAGCTGACAAATGCACAGGCTGACCTCAGCAGACACCAGACACTGCCTTACCTGAGTGCTGCTGGGACTTCCTTCAGTAAAATG ACCATGTTAGGCCGAGATGCTGAGGCTTCTCTGGCAAGCGAAGAGCAGCGACGCCTCCGAGAGAAGATGACAGCAGTGACTTTGCAGCAGCAGCgcctaaaggaggaggaagccaggCTGAACGAATTGAATCTCCAgctggaagaggaaaggatgaag GTGAAtctagagagggaagggaatgctAAGGAGTCAGCAATGCTGGAAAAGACTCGGCGAGACAGTGAAGCAGCcagggaggaaataaaaacactgagGTTCGAGCAGCAGGAGAGGCTCAGCCAGATTGCTGCTCAGACACGCGTATTGCACACCCAGCAGGATAAGATCGACAAG GAACACTTGAGGCTTCAGCAGCTGCGGGAGGAGGTGGTGCATCTGGCCCAGGCTGGGGTGTGTGCAGTGTGTCAGAGGCGTGGTGGGGCACAACTGCTTCTGGAGCCTCCTGCTGGGGGACGTCGCCTGCCTGGGGACGGTGGTGAGGGACATGCCCCCTCTGTCTCACGCCTTGGGGAACTGACCAACAGT gTGGACAGGTCACCTGCCTCAGTGTTGGCTCGGCTGGCTGCTGCCCGGGGAAcaggagaacaaggagagggagaaaagggctcTTGA
- the LOC135100638 gene encoding fas-binding factor 1 homolog isoform X1: MSDVEFSGTDSDPVSDVNPEEMERLMADIDDIDNNLFKSNLKSTSKAGSSSSKAASPEKKGGKRQVTFRDKPPPGKGDNNDDDDWDADDLLYSDDDAAKSPGKPQKKSQSPGKPSPPAKKDVDISKSKDDSADTSQKPKDKKKLMDELFGDDSPGKATSAEASESPGVAAPRRDKKKLMSELFGDDGDASKPSVSPGKATQRPVSGRTETSRRKKSTDDSMFDDDGGDLLGDIGDMQKRPSTSPKGGGSFLDSLLSKSPLDKPRGKKPSDFVLDDKYKNINKQEAPSSGGFQGYTPSASKSSSPRRRTPSKSPAKDSMDFDFLSDAEPRKRGSRSAPQRKPFEVDDDDILGNVRSHRRGNKEISGDPSPNKRVSSAPGAQKESSRPGRKDDWLFGDSGEASEAVKKNIEESTVTASVEKPVAASQKSPGQDQDWLGSLLSSNKKSPVAAEQQQVQSSPADPGTASQASQLPATNPTPPTPATASGLPQGAGVAFSSRAAPLTPAAAATYTPAPLHAPVEGMQNSPQVMLLMQQQQEAQAAVLAAQVKSQQEQLSSQMAQQLQQQQQMMAELLRTQQEAANKRYQEAVSTMGQFAMVPPAAPQGDTATATEQQKNIEVNLKEAETEAAKAKAELDLLRKQHAQEVALLEESHRRQLEVERGVWGRVEARLREERDSLLSDFQSKLSLLQEEKKSLSTSYQGQLVAVKEEWSQAVERTRELYTGMLDRVREEHSATLERVSHLKDLELKAAVAASGHAKEVEVVMTQLETNTSELTELTASINTRHDSALELTQRALKMKEKQLQDFEGQLAASRAEAENERGRLNTLIHRLENTLLQQGSEVEKERWRLAQERMKVEIERQAMMEERKHLQLSTETERMNLAKARENLLSEHRTLLQSVAQQKQELTNAQADLSRHQTLPYLSAAGTSFSKMTMLGRDAEASLASEEQRRLREKMTAVTLQQQRLKEEEARLNELNLQLEEERMKVNLEREGNAKESAMLEKTRRDSEAAREEIKTLRFEQQERLSQIAAQTRVLHTQQDKIDKEHLRLQQLREEVVHLAQAGVCAVCQRRGGAQLLLEPPAGGRRLPGDGGEGHAPSVSRLGELTNSVDRSPASVLARLAAARGTGEQGEGEKGS; encoded by the exons ATGAGTGATGTGGAGTTCAGTGGCACAGACTCAGACCCTGTGTCTGATGTCAATCCAGAGGAGATGGAGCGGCTCATGGCT GACATAGATGATATAGATAACAACTTGTTCAAGAGTAACCTGAAGTCTACTAGCAAGGcaggcagcagtagtagcaaagCAGCCAGtccagagaagaaaggaggcaaGCGACAAGTAACCTTCCGTGATAAACCACCACCAGGAAAAGGagacaacaatgatgatgatg actggGATGCTGATGACCTGCTGTACTCAGATGATGATGCTGCCAAGTCtccaggaaagccacagaagaAATCACAGTCACCAG gaaaaccatcaccaccagcaaagAAGGATGTGGACATAAGTAAGAGCAAAGATGATTCTGCAGACACCAGCCAGAAGCCCAAGGATAAGAAAAAGCTGATGGATGAACTCTTTGGTGATGACTCCCCAGGGAAAGCCACATCAGCTGAAGCCTCAGAGTCTCCAGGTGTGGCAGCTCcaagaagagacaagaaaaagcTCATGTCAGAACTGTttggcgatgatggtgatgccaGTAAGCCTAGCGTGTCACCAGGAAAGGCCACCCAGAGACCTGTTAGTGGAAGAACAGAAAccagtagaagaaagaaaagcactGATGACTCCATGTTTGATGATGACGGTGGAGACTTGCTTGGAGATATTGGAGACATGCAGAAAAGACCCTCAACCTCaccaaagggaggaggaagcttcCTGGATAGCCTCCTATCTAAAAGTCCCTTGGATAAACCCAGAGGAAAGAAGCCGTCAGATTTTGTATTAGATGACAAGtacaaaaacataaataaacaagaagcaCCAAGCAGTGGAGGATTTCAGGGGTACACACCATCAGCCAGCAAGTCCAGCAGCCCCAGAAGGAGAACACCAAGTAAGTCACCTGCCAAGGACAGCATGGACTTTGACTTTCTGAGTGATGCAGAACCCAGGAAGAGAGGCTCCAGGTCAGCTCCCCAGAGAAAACCCTTCGAggtggatgatgatgacatcCTGGGTAATGTGAGGTCACACaggagaggaaacaaggagATCAGTGGTGACCCAAGCCCAAACAAGAGGGTGTCATCAGCACCAGGGGCTCAGAAGGAATCCTCAAGGCCAGGGAGGAAGGATGATTGGCTGTTTGGGGATTCTGGGGAAGCATCTGAGGctgtgaagaaaaatattgaagagAGTACAGTCACTGCCTCAGTGGAGAAGCCAGTTGCTGCTTCCCAGAAGTCCCCAGGTCAAGATCAAGACTGGCTGGGAAGTCTCCTCTCCAGCAATAAAAAGTCTCCTGTTGCAGCTGAACAG CAACAGGTCCAGAGCAGCCCAGCAGACCCAGGAACTGCCAGCCAAGCCTCACAGCTACCTGCCACAAACCCCACACCTCCCACTCCTGCTACAGCAAGTGGTCTTCCCCAGGGAGCAGGTGTGGCCTTCTCCAGCCGTGCAGCCCCACTCACACCTGCAGCAGCTGCCACCTATACACCTGCACCATTGCATGCACCAGTTGAAGGCATGCAAA acaGTCCACAAGTTATGCTAttgatgcagcagcagcaggaagctCAGGCTGCTGTCCTTGCTGCCCAGGTCAAGTCACAGCAGGAGCAGCTCAGTTCACAGATGGctcagcagctgcagcagcagcagcagatgatGGCTGAACTCTTGAGGACACAACAAGAGGCTGCTAATAAAAG GTACCAGGAGGCAGTTTCTACCATGGGTCAGTTTGCCATggttcctcctgctgctccacAAGGGGACACTGCCACAGCCACTGAGCAACAGAAAAATATTGAG GTGAACTTAAAAGAAGCAGAAACTGAGGCAGCCAAGGCCAAGGCTGAACTTGACCTGCTTCGCAAACAACACGCACAGGAAGTGGCTCTCCTGGAGGAAAGTCACAG GAGACAGCTGGAGGTGGAGCGCGGGGTGTGGGGACGAGTGGAGGCCAGGCTCAGGGAGGAACGGGACTCACTCCTTTCAGACTTTCAGAGTAAATTGTCATTGCTGCAG gaggagaagaagagccTGTCCACATCCTACCAAGGGCAGCtggtggcggtgaaggaggagtgGTCACAAGCTGTGGAGCGCACCAGGGAGCTGTACACTGGCATGCTGGACCGGGTGCGGGAGGAGCACTCGGCCACCCTGGAGAGAGTGTCACACCTCAAGGACCTGGAGCTGAAAGCGGCAGTGGCTGCCTCAGGACATGCCAA GGAAGTGGAAGTGGTGATGACGCAGCTGGAGACCAACACTTCTGAACTCACAGAACTCACAGCGTCCATCAACACTCGCCATGACTCTGCCCTGGAGCTGACGCAGAGGGCACTgaag ATGAAGGAGAAGCAGCTGCAGGACTTTGAGGGGCAGCTGGCGGCATCACGCGCTGAGGCCGAGAATGAGCGTGGCCGCCTCAACACCCTCATCCACAGGCTGGAAAACACCCTCCTGCAGCAAGGCTctgag GTTGAGAAGGAGCGGTGGCGGCTGGCCCAAGAGAGGATGAAGGTGGAGATAGAGCGGCAGGCcatgatggaggagaggaagcaccTGCAG ctgagCACTGAAACAGAGAGGATGAACCTGGCCAAGGCACGTGAGAACCTCCTCTCGGAGCACCGCACTCTGCTGCAGTCTGTGGCTCAGCAAAAGCAGGAGCTGACAAATGCACAGGCTGACCTCAGCAGACACCAGACACTGCCTTACCTGAGTGCTGCTGGGACTTCCTTCAGTAAAATG ACCATGTTAGGCCGAGATGCTGAGGCTTCTCTGGCAAGCGAAGAGCAGCGACGCCTCCGAGAGAAGATGACAGCAGTGACTTTGCAGCAGCAGCgcctaaaggaggaggaagccaggCTGAACGAATTGAATCTCCAgctggaagaggaaaggatgaag GTGAAtctagagagggaagggaatgctAAGGAGTCAGCAATGCTGGAAAAGACTCGGCGAGACAGTGAAGCAGCcagggaggaaataaaaacactgagGTTCGAGCAGCAGGAGAGGCTCAGCCAGATTGCTGCTCAGACACGCGTATTGCACACCCAGCAGGATAAGATCGACAAG GAACACTTGAGGCTTCAGCAGCTGCGGGAGGAGGTGGTGCATCTGGCCCAGGCTGGGGTGTGTGCAGTGTGTCAGAGGCGTGGTGGGGCACAACTGCTTCTGGAGCCTCCTGCTGGGGGACGTCGCCTGCCTGGGGACGGTGGTGAGGGACATGCCCCCTCTGTCTCACGCCTTGGGGAACTGACCAACAGT gTGGACAGGTCACCTGCCTCAGTGTTGGCTCGGCTGGCTGCTGCCCGGGGAAcaggagaacaaggagagggagaaaagggctcTTGA